Below is a genomic region from Fodinibius saliphilus.
TTGAAAAACTGCTCAAAGGTACACAAACAGTTGCAGAAGGGGACTTAAATAAGGAGATCTCTATTGATGGTTTTGAAGAACATAATAAGCTGGCCCATGCCTTTAATAATATGACAAGTGAATTGAAGGAACACATAGAGGAAGAACAAAAATTACGCAAAAAAGCGCAACACAATCTCAAACGATGGGAAAGCTTAGTTGAACAAGATCCAAGCCTCATTGTAATCCATGTAAATGGAGAAATTAAATTTATTAATGCCGGTGGATTAAAAATTATAGGGGCCCAATCTTCTGATTACATCATCGGAACACAAATCACTGATTATATTTCTAAAGCCCAACAGAAAGAGGCTTTACTACAAATAGAACAAGTAGAAAAAGATAAAGAAGAAATAGATCCAACGGTATATAAAGTAACCCGATTAGATGGTGAAGACCGCCATCTTCAAATCCAGGCCGTGCCCATCACTTATAACGGTCATGAAGCTACTCAAATAGTGGGCATTGATATCACTAAACACATAAATTATGAGGAAGAACTGCAGGAAACATTGGAAGAAAAAGCTGAGCTTCTGGATGAAAAATCTGTGCTTCTGCAGGAAATCCACCATCGCGTAAAAAATAACCTAGCCATTATTTCTGGTATGGTGCAGCTACAATCAATGGAAAGCACCCACGAAGCGGTTTCCAGAGAACTTCAGGACAGTCAGCTTAGAATTCAATCAATGGCACTCATCCACGAATTGTTATATGATACTAAGAGCTTTTCGGAGTTACAGTTTGCTGAACAGATCCGTAAATTGGTTGATTCAATTACAAAAACACTAGAAACCAGTACTTCAATCAACGTTGACTTTCAGCTTACGGATGTCACACTCAATGTAAACCAAGCAATTCCCTGTGCTCTCATCGTTAATGAACTGGTAACAAACGCTATCAAGCATGCTTTTCCGAACCAAAAAGAAGGGAACATCACTATTACACTCAATAGGAATGGACCTACACTCCAACTTTCAGTTTCTGATAATGGATCTGAAATGCCAGATAATTTTGATCTCCATGAAGCTTCAACATTAGGTATGCGTATTATCCAGAACTTGTGCAACCAGCTTGATGCATCATTTGAATATATCCGGGATAATGGTAGTACGTTCACACTCTCTTTTGAAATTAGAGACCAAAAAGGAATAGGTAATGCACAGTTGAATTAATATGGATCTGTTAGCATAGGTTTTGGAATAAAATCTCTCTACTTAATAAATTGTTTCCCAAAAATAACGGCAGTATCTCAAGAAAAACCGGCATTAAAAATATTGCAAAAACATACAACCAATAGCTCCAGATTCTTATAAACAGAACGGCTCTTAAGATAAGGTATGCTGTTCAACTTATTGGGAATGTAATCTGGAAAGTCGCACCTCCATTCTTTGAGGGCACACTAAATTCTCCTTCCAGCTGTTCAGCCAGTGTTTGGACCAGTGTCATCCCCAGAGATTGTTGATTCTCAACCTTAAAATCATCGGGCAGCCCCTTTCCATTATCGGTTACGCGGAGTTTCCCTAACCCATTTTCTTTTGTTAATGTTATCTGTACC
It encodes:
- a CDS encoding histidine kinase dimerization/phosphoacceptor domain -containing protein — translated: MTIRSRLNTVVLLSITMVGVLFSFLFYTSWQISTSLDQINKVKEFSKTASELNIISEQYLTYRERQYYTKWHKLYGELQEAKGKITEFPTRAMVSNALPSIKQTFTLIKTINDKPELYSNPQRKEQLLRHTTARMRSDIQLLLSTSHRLQESHLQQVEKLEIYQRLLALFILIPGVSFIIYMIFRARNQILSSLEKLLKGTQTVAEGDLNKEISIDGFEEHNKLAHAFNNMTSELKEHIEEEQKLRKKAQHNLKRWESLVEQDPSLIVIHVNGEIKFINAGGLKIIGAQSSDYIIGTQITDYISKAQQKEALLQIEQVEKDKEEIDPTVYKVTRLDGEDRHLQIQAVPITYNGHEATQIVGIDITKHINYEEELQETLEEKAELLDEKSVLLQEIHHRVKNNLAIISGMVQLQSMESTHEAVSRELQDSQLRIQSMALIHELLYDTKSFSELQFAEQIRKLVDSITKTLETSTSINVDFQLTDVTLNVNQAIPCALIVNELVTNAIKHAFPNQKEGNITITLNRNGPTLQLSVSDNGSEMPDNFDLHEASTLGMRIIQNLCNQLDASFEYIRDNGSTFTLSFEIRDQKGIGNAQLN